A single window of Methylacidimicrobium sp. AP8 DNA harbors:
- the arsM gene encoding arsenite methyltransferase, whose amino-acid sequence MDKQRSIRELVKARYAEEARRDRSDASRSASCCGKGFYRSKEAAELPAEALAASLGCANPVALAQLQVGEIVLDLGAGGGIDVLLAAGRVGPTGRAYGLDMTEEMWELARENQRKAGLDNVEFLKGEIENIPLPDNSVDVVLSNCVINLSTEKDRVFAEAFRVLKPGGRIAVADIVLLLCRNGEIWAGCLAGALEESESRTKLATAGFTDIRIEPVRSYSASDAMEFLRTVASAQLDAEALARLREGKFLSALLRARKPER is encoded by the coding sequence CTGGATAAGCAACGCTCGATTCGGGAACTGGTGAAAGCCCGCTACGCGGAGGAGGCGCGGCGAGACCGCAGCGACGCGAGCCGATCCGCGTCTTGCTGCGGGAAAGGCTTTTATCGATCGAAGGAAGCAGCAGAGCTGCCCGCCGAAGCGCTTGCCGCCTCCCTCGGATGCGCCAACCCGGTGGCCCTGGCGCAGCTGCAAGTCGGAGAAATCGTGCTTGATCTGGGCGCCGGCGGAGGAATCGACGTTCTTCTTGCCGCTGGGCGGGTGGGCCCAACAGGAAGAGCTTATGGTCTCGACATGACCGAGGAGATGTGGGAGCTGGCTCGGGAGAACCAACGCAAGGCCGGCTTGGACAACGTCGAGTTTCTCAAAGGCGAAATCGAAAACATTCCCCTGCCCGACAATTCCGTCGATGTGGTCCTGTCCAATTGCGTCATCAATCTATCGACCGAAAAGGATCGGGTGTTTGCGGAAGCCTTCCGGGTGCTCAAGCCGGGCGGGCGGATCGCCGTGGCGGACATCGTCCTCCTACTGTGCCGAAACGGGGAGATCTGGGCCGGTTGCCTCGCCGGCGCTCTGGAGGAATCGGAATCCCGGACCAAGCTCGCCACGGCCGGTTTCACCGACATCCGGATCGAGCCGGTCCGAAGCTATTCCGCGTCCGATGCCATGGAGTTCCTCCGGACCGTTGCGAGCGCGCAGCTCGATGCGGAAGCCCTGGCTCGCCTGAGGGAAGGGAAATTCCTGAGCGCCCTCCTCCGCGCCCGGAAGCCGGAGCGATAA
- a CDS encoding M42 family metallopeptidase, with the protein MEENQLDFLSALIETPSPSSGEMLAQQLWIDYLKPYADRIETDAYGNALAFLHPEGSPKILLAAHIDEIGFQVQYVDDRGFVYFTTVGGSDPLLARGQRVRIHHGGQPVLGVIGSLAIHLQEREGKQEPPKWHELFIDIGAQSQKEALERVSVGDLITYDSGFSPLHGTLWAGRACDDRVGAFVVAEAFRKTALRREKLAACVIAASTIQEENGLFGAAMVGYSTHPDAALVVDVGHATDIPIADKKRHGDVQLGKGPILSRGSVNHPLLVHRLAEVARAHQIAFQQGIDPRRSGTDADAIFLQRGGIPTAALGIPNRYMHSPVEVVDLQDLETLADWLSLFLGSLRPEERFHQRW; encoded by the coding sequence GTGGAAGAAAACCAGCTCGATTTCCTGAGTGCTCTGATCGAAACCCCCAGCCCTTCGAGCGGGGAAATGCTCGCCCAACAGCTCTGGATCGACTACCTCAAGCCCTATGCCGACCGGATCGAAACCGACGCCTACGGCAATGCGCTCGCGTTCCTGCATCCGGAGGGATCTCCCAAGATTCTGCTGGCGGCGCACATCGATGAGATCGGCTTCCAGGTTCAGTACGTCGATGATCGAGGCTTTGTCTACTTCACGACCGTAGGAGGGTCCGACCCCCTGCTGGCACGCGGCCAGCGCGTGCGGATCCACCACGGGGGGCAGCCCGTGCTCGGCGTGATCGGCTCGCTGGCCATCCATTTGCAGGAGCGGGAGGGCAAGCAGGAACCGCCCAAATGGCACGAGCTCTTCATCGATATCGGTGCCCAAAGCCAGAAAGAGGCCCTCGAGCGTGTCTCCGTCGGGGATCTCATCACGTACGATTCGGGTTTCTCCCCCCTGCACGGCACCCTCTGGGCAGGCCGGGCTTGCGACGACCGCGTCGGCGCCTTCGTGGTGGCCGAGGCCTTCCGGAAAACCGCGTTGCGGCGGGAGAAGCTGGCGGCTTGCGTCATCGCGGCATCGACAATCCAGGAAGAAAACGGTCTCTTCGGTGCGGCCATGGTGGGCTACTCGACCCACCCCGACGCGGCGCTGGTGGTCGACGTCGGCCATGCGACCGACATTCCGATCGCCGATAAGAAGCGCCACGGCGACGTCCAGCTCGGCAAGGGGCCGATCTTGAGCAGGGGAAGCGTCAACCATCCGTTGCTCGTGCACCGGCTCGCGGAGGTGGCCCGCGCGCACCAGATCGCGTTTCAGCAGGGAATCGATCCCCGGCGGTCGGGGACCGACGCGGACGCCATTTTTTTGCAGCGCGGAGGCATTCCGACGGCAGCTCTCGGCATTCCGAACCGGTACATGCACAGCCCGGTGGAAGTCGTCGATCTCCAAGATCTGGAGACACTCGCGGATTGGCTCAGCCTTTTTTTAGGGAGTCTTCGTCCGGAGGAACGGTTTCACCAGCGGTGGTAA
- the putA gene encoding bifunctional proline dehydrogenase/L-glutamate gamma-semialdehyde dehydrogenase PutA: protein MERKELLPAQVDVRRERILAAWAADDERCREELLARLPERESLDRRIEEKTRWLQERMHATERPRWVDRILARYPLSQKEGRLLLELAEALPRIPDERTADALLAEKLTEGEWRSGGDRPGDRIGRLASWGLTGLRALIRWESRGSLPGWLRPLLQRAARKSVRKVVEAIIGRFILAEDPRAGASRAALLGSRGYRFCWDMLGEAARSRRVAEEVLGRYRQAIAVFGRRGGGEEEAPELSLKLSALHPRWEPLQEERIREELYPVVRELYREARQAGIRLVFDAEETARFWPLINLFLRLLAEPEAGDGIGLGIVIQAYQKHAWAAVDLLLEAAAEAGKRIALRLVKGAYWDAEIRRAQALGLPRYPVFTRKALTDLSYLACAERLLEGSDRVFPQFATHNPATAAAILCLTEGRSSGWEFQRLYGVADSLSWALREAAFPVRLYIPFGARAELFGYLARRLLENGVGQAGFLSAGRSEFRPFSVSGAARLAPARHPRIPSPPDLSLPAWKRSEGIDWANPEAVRTLLRQIEATAGPGRAEPLVAGRPAGGKEKPVLSPADPARRVGTVAWAADAQIEEALRIGSEQAPRWERVPAGERAKALEALADRLWRERGRLLFLLREEAGKTIPDAFAELREAIDFCRYYAAEGRRLFGAPRRLGGPAGERNEISWRGRGLFACISPWNFPLSIFLGQVAAALAAGNAVVAKPAEQTPLVAAEAVRLALASGIPPEVLHFLPGDGRVGEALVRDRRIAGVAFTGSGETAARIARVLADRGGALTPLIAETGGINAMVVDATAAPEQAVDDILASAFGSAGQRCSSLRLLLVQEEAAPRLLDLLGGAVEELVVGDPRNLSTDVGPLIDRTALLDLQKEAWRLTRAGKLLAEAPLAPTAPSGGHYFCPRVVEIPSLSLIDREIFGPLLPVARFRIEEWDRVYDEIHQKGFGLTMGLETRLRGRIRSVRERARVGNLYVNRPMIGAAVAFQPFGGEGRSGTGPKSGGSRYLEAFGAERVFSENVAVTGDPDLFLLAEEEEPSRVDSSP, encoded by the coding sequence ATGGAACGGAAAGAACTTCTGCCAGCGCAGGTGGACGTGCGGCGCGAGCGGATCCTCGCCGCTTGGGCTGCCGACGACGAGCGGTGCCGGGAAGAGCTGCTGGCGCGGCTGCCCGAGCGGGAAAGCCTGGATCGGCGTATCGAAGAGAAGACGCGCTGGCTCCAGGAGCGTATGCATGCGACGGAGCGGCCGCGCTGGGTCGACCGGATCCTGGCTCGCTATCCTCTCTCGCAAAAGGAAGGACGCCTGCTTCTGGAGCTTGCCGAAGCCCTGCCGCGGATCCCCGACGAGCGGACGGCGGATGCCCTGCTCGCCGAGAAGCTGACCGAAGGAGAGTGGCGCTCGGGCGGAGACCGGCCGGGAGACCGCATCGGGAGGCTAGCATCCTGGGGGTTGACGGGTCTGCGGGCCCTTATCCGCTGGGAGAGCCGCGGCTCCCTTCCCGGCTGGCTCCGCCCTCTCTTGCAGAGGGCCGCCCGCAAATCGGTCCGCAAGGTCGTGGAGGCGATCATCGGGCGCTTCATTCTGGCGGAAGATCCGCGGGCGGGAGCCTCCCGGGCCGCGCTCCTCGGCTCCCGGGGCTATCGGTTTTGCTGGGATATGCTCGGCGAGGCCGCGCGGTCGCGGCGGGTCGCCGAAGAGGTGCTCGGCCGCTACCGGCAGGCGATCGCCGTGTTCGGCCGGAGGGGAGGCGGAGAAGAGGAGGCGCCCGAGCTCTCCCTCAAGCTCTCGGCCCTGCATCCGCGGTGGGAGCCGCTGCAGGAGGAACGGATCCGCGAGGAGCTTTATCCCGTCGTCCGGGAGCTTTACCGGGAGGCGCGGCAGGCGGGCATCCGGCTCGTCTTCGACGCGGAGGAGACCGCTCGCTTTTGGCCCCTTATCAACCTATTTCTGCGGCTGCTGGCGGAGCCGGAGGCCGGGGACGGGATCGGCTTGGGAATCGTCATTCAGGCCTACCAGAAGCATGCCTGGGCCGCTGTCGATCTTTTGCTCGAAGCCGCGGCGGAAGCGGGGAAGCGGATCGCGCTCCGGCTGGTCAAAGGAGCCTATTGGGATGCGGAGATCCGGAGGGCCCAGGCCCTGGGGCTCCCCCGCTACCCCGTGTTCACGCGGAAGGCGCTGACCGATCTCTCCTACTTGGCGTGCGCCGAGCGGTTGCTGGAAGGCTCCGACCGGGTCTTTCCTCAGTTCGCCACTCATAACCCCGCGACGGCCGCGGCCATCCTCTGCCTGACCGAAGGGCGATCGAGCGGCTGGGAGTTTCAACGCCTCTACGGGGTGGCCGACTCCCTCTCTTGGGCGCTCCGCGAGGCGGCCTTTCCGGTCCGCCTCTACATTCCGTTCGGAGCCCGGGCGGAGCTCTTCGGCTACCTGGCCCGGAGGCTTCTGGAAAACGGGGTCGGCCAAGCGGGCTTCCTTTCGGCCGGGAGATCGGAGTTCCGTCCCTTTTCGGTGAGCGGGGCCGCACGGCTGGCGCCGGCACGCCACCCCCGGATTCCGAGCCCGCCGGATCTCTCCTTGCCGGCCTGGAAGCGGTCCGAGGGAATCGACTGGGCGAATCCGGAGGCCGTCCGGACCCTGCTGCGCCAGATCGAGGCGACGGCGGGTCCCGGACGGGCCGAGCCGCTGGTGGCCGGAAGGCCTGCCGGCGGGAAGGAAAAGCCGGTCCTCTCCCCGGCTGACCCGGCGCGACGGGTGGGCACCGTTGCCTGGGCAGCGGATGCGCAGATCGAGGAGGCGCTCCGGATCGGCTCCGAGCAGGCTCCGCGCTGGGAGCGCGTCCCGGCCGGAGAGCGGGCCAAGGCCCTGGAGGCGCTCGCCGACCGTCTCTGGCGGGAGCGCGGGAGGCTCCTCTTCCTCCTGCGCGAGGAGGCGGGAAAGACCATTCCGGATGCGTTTGCGGAGCTGCGGGAGGCGATCGACTTCTGCCGCTACTACGCCGCGGAGGGCAGGCGGCTCTTCGGGGCCCCGCGGAGGCTCGGCGGACCTGCCGGGGAGCGCAACGAGATTTCCTGGCGGGGACGCGGGCTCTTCGCCTGCATCAGCCCGTGGAATTTTCCCCTATCGATCTTCCTAGGACAGGTGGCGGCCGCCTTGGCGGCGGGAAACGCGGTCGTTGCCAAGCCGGCCGAGCAGACGCCGCTCGTCGCGGCCGAGGCGGTCCGGCTGGCCCTCGCCTCGGGCATCCCTCCGGAGGTCCTCCACTTCCTGCCCGGCGACGGGCGGGTGGGCGAAGCGCTCGTCCGGGATCGGCGCATCGCCGGAGTCGCCTTCACCGGATCGGGCGAGACCGCCGCCCGGATCGCCCGGGTCCTCGCGGATCGGGGAGGAGCATTGACCCCACTGATCGCCGAGACCGGAGGAATCAATGCGATGGTAGTCGACGCCACGGCGGCGCCGGAGCAGGCCGTCGACGACATTTTGGCTTCCGCCTTCGGGAGCGCCGGCCAGCGCTGCTCCTCCCTCCGCCTGCTGCTGGTACAGGAGGAGGCGGCTCCCCGCCTGCTCGATCTGCTCGGTGGCGCGGTCGAGGAGTTGGTGGTCGGGGATCCGCGGAACCTCTCGACCGACGTCGGGCCGCTGATCGACCGGACCGCTTTGCTCGACCTGCAAAAGGAGGCTTGGCGGCTCACGCGGGCCGGCAAGCTGTTGGCCGAGGCTCCCCTGGCCCCGACCGCGCCTTCCGGAGGCCACTATTTCTGTCCTCGGGTCGTCGAGATCCCTTCCCTTTCCTTGATCGATCGGGAGATTTTCGGCCCCCTCCTTCCGGTAGCACGCTTTCGCATCGAGGAGTGGGATCGGGTCTACGACGAGATCCACCAAAAGGGGTTCGGCTTGACCATGGGGCTCGAAACCCGCCTCCGGGGGCGGATCCGCTCGGTTCGGGAGAGAGCGCGGGTCGGCAACCTCTACGTCAACCGCCCGATGATCGGAGCCGCGGTCGCCTTCCAGCCCTTTGGAGGAGAAGGTCGTTCCGGAACCGGGCCGAAATCCGGAGGATCCCGCTACCTCGAGGCGTTCGGGGCCGAGCGGGTCTTTTCGGAAAATGTCGCGGTGACCGGCGATCCCGATCTTTTCCTCCTAGCCGAAGAGGAAGAGCCTTCCCGGGTGGACTCTTCCCCCTAG
- a CDS encoding peroxiredoxin, translating to MRKPLLVGSRAPAATLRDPEGRSVALADLLAAGKILLYFYPRAHTPYCTKQACNLRDHGKELAAWGIQIIGVSGDSPERLASFRRRYALPFLLLSDGSGEAARAFGLPAFLGFVKRASFLIEEGVVSWRDLHPRVEAHAQDLLRMLAARGRMPLPGSEEPSGAGEERDPGRPLPSCSSDD from the coding sequence ATGCGCAAACCTCTACTGGTCGGTTCCCGAGCGCCGGCGGCCACCCTCCGCGATCCCGAGGGAAGGAGCGTCGCCCTGGCTGACCTCCTCGCCGCCGGCAAGATCCTCCTCTACTTCTATCCGCGTGCCCATACCCCCTATTGCACGAAGCAAGCCTGCAACCTCCGCGACCACGGGAAGGAGCTGGCTGCCTGGGGCATCCAAATCATCGGCGTGAGCGGCGACTCTCCGGAGCGGCTCGCCTCCTTCCGGCGGCGATACGCTTTGCCTTTCCTCCTTCTTTCCGATGGGTCCGGCGAAGCCGCCCGGGCCTTCGGGCTGCCCGCCTTCCTCGGCTTCGTCAAGCGCGCCTCCTTCCTGATCGAAGAGGGGGTCGTCTCCTGGCGGGATCTCCATCCCCGCGTCGAAGCTCATGCGCAAGACCTCCTCCGCATGTTGGCAGCCCGGGGGCGGATGCCGCTTCCCGGGTCGGAGGAGCCATCCGGAGCCGGGGAAGAGCGGGATCCCGGCCGCCCTCTTCCATCATGCTCCTCCGACGACTAG
- a CDS encoding VTT domain-containing protein, translating to MDWLAFWTGWEELLRSVVKDHRFWAYPLLFAIVFCETGLVLTPFLPGDSLLFLLGAFAGQGWLHLPTLLLALILAAVLGDSTNYWIGLRAGPAIFRDREARWLSRRHLVRARALCRRYGARAIVIARFIPVLRTVAPFVAGVGSMNYSRFFFWNAAGGAAWVALFLLAGFFLGSAPAVRTHLHLFLFLIIILSLLPVAREILRARAARAGPAARK from the coding sequence ATGGATTGGCTCGCGTTCTGGACCGGCTGGGAGGAGCTTCTCCGGTCGGTGGTGAAGGACCACCGCTTTTGGGCCTATCCCTTGCTCTTTGCGATCGTCTTTTGCGAGACGGGCCTGGTCCTCACCCCGTTCCTGCCCGGCGACAGCCTTCTCTTCCTCCTGGGCGCCTTCGCAGGCCAAGGGTGGCTCCACCTGCCTACACTCCTCTTGGCCCTCATCCTCGCCGCGGTTCTCGGCGACTCGACGAACTACTGGATCGGCCTCCGAGCTGGACCCGCGATCTTTCGCGATCGGGAGGCCCGCTGGCTGAGTCGCCGCCATCTCGTTCGCGCCCGCGCCCTCTGTCGGCGGTACGGCGCCCGCGCGATCGTCATCGCCCGCTTCATTCCAGTGCTCCGCACCGTCGCTCCCTTTGTCGCCGGCGTGGGATCTATGAACTATTCCCGCTTCTTTTTTTGGAATGCAGCAGGAGGCGCCGCCTGGGTGGCCCTCTTCCTCCTCGCCGGCTTTTTCCTGGGAAGCGCTCCGGCGGTTCGGACCCATCTCCACCTCTTCCTCTTCTTGATCATCATCCTCTCCCTGCTTCCCGTGGCCCGGGAGATCCTGCGCGCGCGCGCCGCACGGGCCGGTCCGGCCGCCAGGAAGTAG
- a CDS encoding HlyD family secretion protein, which produces MPGQGRGNGKRSGRPLGKRILLCVGVGLLVYAATRFLLGTEGAFVSTEDSFLSAHAVRISPRVSGYLEKLLIDDNSRVSQGQLMALIDPRDYQARVAAADAVRLLSGTERLRMQRLATTRATPMLNFDAAAALNATTEAELRLESLSLGYSEIRAPIAGRIAGRRVEQGNLVNPGQFLFSIVPEGVWVSANFREKEIRHIAPGKPAEIRIWARPGRVYRGHVESIQRGANSAFSLYPTLDMRLNYVKPEQRIPVKILFDEPPAALAELGPWMTAAVRIPTASAKAAIDWALLLGAAGALAAFVFAPVSRGSKA; this is translated from the coding sequence ATGCCAGGACAGGGACGGGGCAACGGAAAGCGAAGCGGGCGACCGCTCGGAAAACGAATTCTCCTGTGCGTCGGGGTAGGCCTGCTGGTCTACGCGGCGACCCGATTCCTCCTGGGTACAGAAGGAGCGTTCGTCTCGACGGAGGATTCGTTTTTGAGCGCCCACGCGGTGCGCATCTCCCCCAGAGTTTCCGGTTACCTGGAGAAGCTCCTTATCGATGACAACAGCCGGGTGAGCCAGGGGCAGCTCATGGCGCTGATCGACCCGAGGGACTACCAGGCGCGCGTCGCCGCGGCGGATGCCGTTCGGCTTCTATCCGGAACCGAGCGGCTGCGGATGCAGCGGCTGGCGACCACGCGCGCCACGCCCATGCTCAATTTCGATGCCGCAGCGGCCCTCAACGCGACGACCGAGGCCGAACTCCGGTTGGAGTCCCTAAGCCTCGGCTACAGCGAGATCCGGGCGCCGATCGCCGGGAGGATCGCGGGGCGGCGCGTCGAGCAGGGGAATCTGGTGAATCCGGGACAGTTTCTCTTTTCGATCGTCCCGGAGGGGGTCTGGGTCAGCGCTAACTTCCGGGAGAAGGAGATCCGCCATATCGCGCCGGGCAAACCCGCAGAAATTCGCATCTGGGCGCGCCCGGGCCGCGTCTACCGGGGACATGTCGAGAGCATCCAGCGCGGTGCCAATTCCGCGTTCAGCCTCTACCCGACGCTCGACATGCGCCTCAACTACGTCAAGCCTGAGCAGCGGATCCCGGTGAAGATCCTTTTCGATGAGCCGCCCGCCGCGCTTGCGGAGCTCGGCCCCTGGATGACCGCGGCGGTGCGGATTCCCACCGCTTCCGCGAAGGCCGCAATCGACTGGGCACTCCTGCTCGGAGCGGCGGGGGCGTTGGCCGCCTTCGTCTTCGCTCCCGTTTCCCGCGGGTCGAAAGCCTAA
- a CDS encoding VOC family protein has product MKVRRLLHTRYRVNDLRKSVSFFTELLGLQEVSRSTSPRGSTLVFLKAPESEELLEICHYPASGPVVVPPDLTHLAFEVDDLEAFGREAARKGYPFSDGPTTSASGTRFAFIDGPDGYEIELIERKSA; this is encoded by the coding sequence GTGAAGGTGCGTCGCCTCCTGCACACGCGCTATCGCGTCAACGACTTAAGAAAGAGCGTCTCCTTTTTTACCGAACTGCTTGGCCTCCAGGAAGTGAGCCGATCGACCTCCCCTCGAGGCTCCACGCTGGTCTTTCTCAAGGCCCCGGAAAGCGAGGAGCTACTCGAAATCTGCCACTATCCGGCGTCGGGCCCGGTTGTCGTGCCGCCCGACCTGACCCATCTGGCCTTCGAAGTCGACGACCTGGAGGCTTTCGGCCGCGAAGCCGCCCGAAAAGGCTACCCCTTTTCCGACGGTCCTACGACGAGCGCTTCCGGAACACGCTTTGCCTTCATCGACGGCCCGGACGGGTACGAAATCGAGCTGATCGAACGCAAGTCCGCGTAG
- a CDS encoding lipase maturation factor family protein: protein MLLRRLALRFPIRGGPRRTYRLAIWLFLRGVAAIYAVAFLSLAIQLPGLLGSRGILPIAEVLAAGPAALGVSRYVQAPSLFWWTGGSDLLLQLFAWAGFLLAVLLFFDLAPAWTALALWALYLSFVSLGRDFFFFQWDSLLLEAGLLAVLIAPWRLRPDWGAAPSPPPFASFWLRWLLFRVLFLSGVVKLASGDTAWRALTALQYHYETQPLPSPLSWFFFHLPLAFHEISTFLVLAAELAIPFFFFLGRLGGLFGFAVSALLQLFILLTGNHAFYNWLTLVLCFALLEDSVLRRLLPRLRCDCHPISPLQRRWSPVLGGVLFLLSVPLFLAVLGVRPPRPVAIILVAIGPFRSVNNYGAFAVMTTRRLEIEIEGSRDGAVWMTYPFRWKPGDLHKMPAFVAPYQPRLDWQMWFAALNGPARTPWFPRLAQRLLEGSPAVVALFASNPFPGAPPTYIRALLYEYRFSSWGTLRRTGEWWQRELIGIYLPPSALRQTPPGQQARKRLPSEAAAPLPML from the coding sequence ATGCTCCTCCGACGACTAGCCCTCCGATTTCCGATCCGCGGCGGCCCGCGCCGCACCTACCGATTGGCGATCTGGCTTTTTCTTCGCGGGGTCGCCGCCATCTACGCGGTCGCTTTCCTCTCGTTGGCCATCCAACTGCCGGGGCTTCTCGGCTCGCGCGGCATCCTGCCGATCGCCGAAGTGCTCGCCGCCGGGCCGGCCGCCCTGGGCGTTTCCCGCTACGTGCAAGCGCCATCCCTCTTCTGGTGGACCGGCGGAAGCGATCTGCTCCTGCAGCTCTTCGCCTGGGCGGGATTCTTGCTCGCCGTTCTCCTTTTTTTTGACCTGGCGCCGGCCTGGACCGCCCTGGCGCTCTGGGCGCTCTACCTCTCGTTCGTTTCCCTCGGGCGGGACTTCTTTTTCTTCCAATGGGACAGCCTGTTGTTGGAAGCGGGCCTCCTGGCGGTCTTGATCGCCCCTTGGCGGCTGCGGCCGGACTGGGGAGCGGCCCCTTCGCCGCCGCCGTTCGCTTCGTTCTGGCTGCGGTGGCTTCTTTTCCGTGTGCTTTTTCTCTCCGGCGTCGTCAAGCTGGCAAGCGGAGACACCGCCTGGCGGGCGCTGACCGCGCTCCAATACCATTACGAAACTCAGCCTCTTCCTTCCCCTCTCTCCTGGTTTTTCTTCCATCTGCCGCTGGCCTTCCACGAGATTTCGACCTTCCTGGTTCTCGCCGCCGAGCTGGCGATTCCGTTTTTCTTTTTTCTGGGCCGGCTGGGCGGTCTCTTCGGCTTCGCCGTTTCGGCCCTCCTGCAGCTCTTCATCCTGCTCACCGGAAACCACGCCTTTTACAACTGGCTCACCCTTGTCCTCTGCTTCGCTCTTCTGGAAGATTCGGTCCTCCGACGCCTCCTGCCCCGCCTCCGCTGCGATTGCCACCCGATTTCTCCTCTCCAGCGCCGTTGGAGTCCCGTCCTGGGGGGCGTCCTCTTCCTGCTGAGCGTCCCGCTCTTCTTGGCGGTGCTGGGAGTCCGGCCCCCTCGGCCGGTGGCCATAATTCTTGTCGCGATCGGCCCGTTCCGGAGCGTCAACAACTATGGCGCCTTCGCGGTGATGACCACCCGCCGGCTCGAGATCGAGATCGAGGGCAGCCGGGACGGTGCGGTCTGGATGACCTACCCCTTCCGCTGGAAGCCGGGCGATCTGCACAAGATGCCGGCATTCGTCGCCCCCTACCAGCCGAGGCTCGATTGGCAGATGTGGTTCGCCGCCTTGAACGGCCCCGCACGGACTCCCTGGTTCCCGAGGCTCGCGCAACGGCTCTTGGAGGGCAGCCCCGCCGTGGTCGCGCTCTTTGCTTCCAATCCCTTCCCCGGCGCTCCGCCCACGTATATCCGGGCCCTCCTTTACGAATATCGGTTCAGCTCATGGGGCACCTTGCGGCGCACCGGGGAGTGGTGGCAAAGGGAGCTGATCGGGATCTATCTTCCCCCTAGCGCCTTGCGGCAAACGCCGCCGGGACAGCAGGCGCGCAAACGCCTGCCTTCCGAAGCCGCGGCGCCGCTTCCAATGCTGTAA
- a CDS encoding ribulose-phosphate 3-epimerase yields the protein MRSVRFAAVIGAKPCQIESEVRDLEAAGIDLLHVEVMDGHFVPDLGGGPRLVAALRTTTELPIEVHLRIEQPDRYARAFIEAGADIVTVHLEARHDVRKTLELIRSMGCRCGLALNPITLLKKSFPYLPYIHSLLCLTANAGPRLPFLPETLKKVALAKAHREAANLAYEIGVEGGITQESLASAVIHGADRVVLESRLVNSGEDDPLRELRAAAEEANMGG from the coding sequence ATGAGATCGGTCCGGTTCGCCGCTGTGATCGGAGCTAAGCCCTGCCAGATCGAAAGCGAGGTTCGTGATCTGGAAGCGGCCGGAATCGATCTCCTCCACGTCGAGGTGATGGACGGCCACTTCGTGCCCGATCTAGGCGGCGGCCCCCGTCTGGTCGCCGCCCTTCGCACGACAACCGAGCTGCCTATCGAAGTCCACCTCCGGATCGAGCAGCCTGATCGCTACGCCCGCGCCTTCATCGAAGCGGGGGCGGATATCGTGACCGTGCACCTGGAAGCCCGCCACGACGTGCGAAAGACTCTCGAGCTGATCCGGTCGATGGGGTGCCGCTGCGGGCTTGCGCTCAATCCGATCACCCTTTTGAAAAAGTCCTTCCCGTATCTGCCCTATATCCACTCCCTGCTCTGTCTGACGGCTAACGCGGGACCGAGACTACCTTTCCTTCCGGAGACGCTCAAGAAGGTGGCGCTGGCCAAGGCGCACCGGGAAGCGGCCAACCTAGCCTACGAGATCGGAGTTGAAGGCGGAATCACCCAGGAGAGCCTCGCGTCGGCGGTCATCCACGGCGCCGACCGGGTCGTTTTGGAGAGCCGGCTCGTGAACTCGGGAGAGGACGACCCGCTCCGCGAGCTGCGCGCCGCTGCCGAAGAAGCCAACATGGGCGGCTGA
- a CDS encoding Hsp20/alpha crystallin family protein — MNGLVRRTQTGSVWDPFRELEEMRKRLATFWERPLELLEMPSERIEVSEWRPLADVTEDDKEYVVKLELPGMKREEVKVTIESGELTISGERKAEKEEKNKKYHRIERAYGAFSRSFVIPDDVVADKIEAHFKDGILEVHLPKGEHAQPKTIEVKG, encoded by the coding sequence ATGAATGGCTTGGTGCGGCGAACGCAGACAGGAAGTGTCTGGGATCCTTTCCGGGAGTTGGAGGAGATGCGGAAGAGGTTGGCCACTTTCTGGGAGCGGCCGCTGGAGCTGCTCGAGATGCCGAGCGAGCGGATCGAGGTCTCCGAATGGCGGCCCTTGGCCGACGTCACGGAGGATGACAAGGAATACGTGGTAAAACTCGAGCTTCCCGGCATGAAGCGGGAAGAGGTCAAGGTGACCATAGAGTCGGGCGAGCTTACGATATCCGGTGAACGGAAGGCAGAAAAGGAAGAAAAGAACAAGAAGTATCATCGGATCGAGCGAGCCTACGGCGCCTTCTCCCGGTCGTTTGTGATCCCCGACGATGTGGTGGCCGACAAGATCGAGGCCCACTTCAAGGATGGCATCCTCGAGGTGCACCTCCCCAAAGGAGAGCACGCGCAGCCCAAGACGATCGAGGTGAAAGGTTGA